Proteins encoded together in one Alkalihalobacillus sp. TS-13 window:
- the rarD gene encoding EamA family transporter RarD, whose protein sequence is MNENQKKEQVAGVSAGAGAYILWGFLPLYWKLINHVPSEEILAHRMIWSFVFMLIVLGILRRLKKFTHELKELFANRKKLLGLIFAAVFITLNWYTYIWAVNNNHVVEASLGYYINPLVSVLLGVLVLKERLSFWQIISFILAAVGVLILTIHFGSVPWVAISLALSFGLYGLLKKLIALGALTGLTIETLFITPVALLYVSMLEANGTSAFQFADLTTTLLLIGAGVATAVPLLLFAMGANRISLSMIGFLQYIAPTIMLFLGIFLYNEVFSQVHLIAFVFIWIALSIFTLSNTRLLARFEPRLTKAKSYHG, encoded by the coding sequence ATGAACGAAAATCAAAAGAAAGAGCAAGTTGCCGGCGTTTCTGCCGGTGCCGGAGCGTATATATTATGGGGGTTTTTGCCGCTGTATTGGAAGCTCATCAACCATGTCCCGTCAGAAGAGATTTTAGCTCATCGGATGATCTGGTCATTCGTCTTCATGCTGATCGTCCTGGGCATTTTAAGAAGGTTGAAAAAGTTCACGCATGAATTGAAGGAACTCTTCGCAAATCGAAAAAAGTTATTAGGATTGATCTTCGCGGCTGTCTTCATCACGCTCAACTGGTACACATATATTTGGGCAGTGAACAACAATCATGTCGTGGAAGCGAGTCTCGGCTATTACATCAACCCACTCGTAAGCGTACTATTGGGCGTGCTTGTTTTAAAAGAACGGCTTTCCTTCTGGCAGATCATTTCGTTCATTTTAGCAGCAGTCGGTGTACTGATCCTTACGATTCATTTTGGGAGCGTTCCATGGGTTGCGATTTCGCTCGCTTTAAGTTTCGGGTTGTATGGATTGTTGAAAAAGCTGATCGCTCTCGGTGCTTTGACTGGGCTGACAATCGAAACGCTGTTCATCACTCCAGTCGCTCTACTGTATGTAAGTATGCTGGAGGCCAATGGAACAAGTGCTTTTCAATTCGCTGACCTAACAACGACACTTCTCTTGATCGGAGCCGGGGTTGCCACAGCTGTTCCGTTGCTGCTTTTCGCAATGGGCGCAAATCGGATTTCGTTATCTATGATCGGTTTTCTGCAGTATATCGCACCAACGATCATGCTGTTTTTAGGTATTTTCCTATACAATGAGGTATTCTCTCAAGTCCATCTGATTGCTTTCGTATTCATTTGGATTGCACTCAGCATTTTCACCCTCTCGAACACGAGACTGCTAGCCCGGTTCGAGCCACGACTGACAAAAGCAAAATCATATCACGGTTAA
- a CDS encoding DUF1992 domain-containing protein — MDFSAGIAEEKIKAALQKGEFENLPGKGKPLPKDDLACVSDELRLSYKILKNGGFVPPEVQLKKEMVTLEELIAVCCDDKERSDLTERLNEKIIRFNNLMEKRKMSQSSAFHSYQDKIYRKMY, encoded by the coding sequence ATGGATTTTTCAGCTGGCATTGCGGAAGAAAAGATCAAAGCAGCTTTGCAAAAAGGTGAATTCGAGAACTTGCCTGGAAAGGGGAAGCCTCTCCCGAAAGATGATCTTGCTTGCGTATCGGATGAACTCCGTCTCAGCTATAAAATTTTGAAAAACGGTGGATTTGTTCCTCCTGAAGTCCAATTGAAAAAGGAAATGGTCACGCTCGAAGAATTGATCGCCGTTTGCTGTGACGACAAGGAAAGGTCGGATTTGACCGAACGATTGAATGAAAAAATCATTCGTTTCAACAACTTGATGGAAAAACGCAAGATGAGCCAGTCATCAGCTTTCCACTCTTATCAGGACAAAATCTATCGTAAAATGTATTGA
- a CDS encoding thiazole biosynthesis adenylyltransferase ThiF yields MSDRYSRQTLFAPIGEAGQQRIRQKHVLIIGAGALGTGNAEALVRAGIGKLTIVDRDYVEWSNLQRQQLYGEKDAAERLPKAIAAKSHLEMINSDVEIEAHILDATPQELEVLITGVDLILDATDNFDARLMINDISQKYRVPWIYGACVGSYGISFTILPGETPCLNCLLESVPIGGLTCDTAGIISPAVQMVVAYQTAEALKILVEDWSSVRRKLVSFDVWTNHHTAINVLKAKKEGCLSCGDEPTYPHLAFENQTKTAVLCGRDSVQIRPPNRQKRDLTTMKELLQNKGGTVEENPYLLSFIVDGRRMVLFKDGRALIHGTKDIAEAKTLYHRYLG; encoded by the coding sequence TTGAGTGACCGTTACTCAAGGCAAACATTGTTCGCGCCGATCGGAGAGGCAGGGCAGCAGAGAATCCGCCAGAAACATGTGTTGATCATCGGTGCAGGGGCACTCGGGACTGGTAATGCTGAAGCCCTAGTCCGTGCGGGCATCGGCAAACTGACGATCGTTGACCGCGATTATGTCGAATGGAGCAATCTACAGCGCCAGCAGCTTTATGGAGAAAAGGATGCCGCAGAACGGTTGCCGAAAGCGATCGCCGCCAAATCTCACCTTGAAATGATCAATTCCGACGTTGAGATCGAGGCTCATATTTTAGACGCGACCCCTCAGGAATTAGAAGTACTCATTACGGGTGTGGACCTCATTTTGGATGCGACAGACAATTTTGACGCACGGCTGATGATCAACGATATTTCGCAAAAATACCGCGTGCCGTGGATTTACGGGGCATGCGTCGGGAGCTATGGAATCAGCTTTACGATTCTTCCTGGGGAGACGCCTTGCTTGAATTGCCTGTTGGAATCAGTGCCGATCGGAGGTTTGACATGTGACACAGCGGGCATCATCAGTCCAGCCGTCCAGATGGTCGTTGCATATCAAACAGCAGAAGCGTTGAAGATTTTAGTGGAAGACTGGTCATCCGTACGACGTAAACTCGTATCGTTTGATGTTTGGACAAACCATCATACGGCAATAAACGTGTTAAAAGCAAAAAAAGAAGGATGCCTCTCCTGTGGCGATGAGCCGACCTATCCACACCTTGCTTTTGAGAATCAGACGAAGACAGCAGTGCTGTGCGGCAGGGATTCTGTACAGATAAGACCACCGAATCGTCAAAAACGTGACCTTACAACGATGAAAGAACTGCTGCAGAACAAAGGTGGGACGGTTGAGGAGAATCCGTACCTCCTTTCATTTATTGTGGATGGTCGCAGAATGGTTTTATTCAAGGATGGCCGGGCGTTGATCCATGGGACGAAGGACATTGCAGAAGCAAAGACACTTTACCATAGATATTTAGGATAG
- a CDS encoding thiazole synthase, producing MLKIGNYSFQSRLLLGTGKYPNFDVQKQAVEVSEAEILTFTVRRMNIFEPSQPNFLEKLDLEKYTLLPNTAGAKTAEEAVRHAKLAKASGLCDMVKVEVIGCDKTLLPDPVETLKATEELLKEGFTVLPYTSDDVVLARKLEELGAHAIMPGASPIGSGQGIINPLNLSFIIEQSNVPVIVDAGIGSPADAAYAMELGADGVLLNTAVSAAENPVKMAEAMKLAIEAGRLGFEAGRIPKKRYAKASSPAEGVSIG from the coding sequence ATGTTGAAAATCGGGAACTATTCATTCCAATCAAGGCTGTTGCTGGGGACGGGAAAATACCCGAACTTTGATGTGCAAAAACAAGCGGTGGAAGTGTCTGAGGCAGAAATCCTGACGTTCACGGTGCGCCGGATGAACATCTTCGAGCCGAGCCAGCCCAATTTTTTAGAAAAACTCGATCTGGAAAAGTATACATTGCTTCCGAACACAGCTGGTGCGAAAACGGCTGAAGAGGCAGTGCGCCATGCGAAGCTTGCAAAAGCATCAGGGCTTTGTGACATGGTCAAGGTCGAAGTAATCGGCTGTGATAAGACGTTGCTCCCCGATCCAGTAGAGACGTTGAAGGCGACAGAAGAGTTGCTGAAGGAAGGTTTTACGGTGCTGCCTTACACATCAGATGATGTCGTTCTGGCGAGAAAACTTGAAGAGCTTGGTGCGCATGCAATCATGCCGGGTGCCTCTCCGATCGGATCAGGTCAGGGAATCATCAATCCGTTGAACTTGAGCTTCATCATCGAGCAATCGAACGTTCCTGTGATCGTAGACGCTGGAATCGGTTCCCCAGCTGATGCGGCGTATGCGATGGAACTTGGAGCAGATGGTGTGCTTTTGAACACGGCGGTTTCTGCGGCAGAGAATCCCGTGAAAATGGCGGAAGCGATGAAGCTTGCGATTGAGGCTGGACGTCTTGGGTTTGAAGCTGGTCGAATCCCGAAAAAGCGGTATGCGAAAGCGAGCAGTCCTGCGGAAGGAGTAAGCATCGGTTGA
- the thiS gene encoding sulfur carrier protein ThiS, with amino-acid sequence MQLKINGEMVTVPDSVQHISDLVEHFKLEKRVLMIEHNESILEKDHHPQTELKDGDKIEIVQFVGGG; translated from the coding sequence ATGCAATTAAAGATCAATGGTGAGATGGTCACGGTACCGGACAGTGTTCAGCACATTTCGGATCTCGTTGAACATTTCAAGTTGGAAAAACGCGTGTTGATGATCGAACACAACGAGTCGATCCTTGAGAAAGACCACCATCCGCAAACCGAACTGAAGGATGGAGACAAAATCGAGATTGTACAATTCGTAGGAGGCGGTTGA
- the thiO gene encoding glycine oxidase ThiO: protein MQPHYDVIVVGAGVIGCSIAYHLAKGGKSVLVLEKGSIAGKASKAAAGMLGAQTELEEDSPLFQLAKGSRAMFPELAADLKNLTGIDIGYEQNGIYKVARTEAQAERFKSLVQAQQLLGEESHWISADELQTREPALIKEVYGAMFIPNDGQVSAPEMTKALAQAAVTLGATIKEYTEVHRFVKEDGELKGVETSAGLFSADDVVVAGGAWSEQLLKEMGVELETFPVKGECFSVKTCNRLITGTVFSDDCYIVPKAGGRLIIGATERPGSFEETVTVEGIARLMEAATRTLPALRDAVWETAWAGIRPQTKDALPYLGVHPEFKHLFMATGHYRNGILLAPITGTLMADLIDGKEIEPSWRSAFHVNRSVLKA from the coding sequence ATGCAACCTCATTATGATGTGATTGTCGTGGGAGCTGGTGTCATCGGTTGCTCGATCGCGTACCATCTTGCGAAAGGCGGGAAATCGGTGCTCGTTTTGGAGAAGGGATCGATTGCAGGGAAAGCATCGAAGGCTGCAGCTGGCATGCTCGGTGCCCAGACGGAGCTTGAAGAGGACAGTCCATTATTCCAGCTCGCGAAAGGAAGCCGAGCGATGTTCCCAGAGCTCGCTGCCGACCTAAAAAACCTCACAGGCATCGATATCGGATATGAGCAAAACGGAATCTACAAGGTTGCCAGGACTGAGGCGCAAGCGGAACGATTCAAGTCGCTTGTCCAAGCACAGCAGCTGTTAGGAGAAGAATCGCATTGGATTTCAGCTGACGAGCTGCAAACGAGAGAACCCGCTTTGATAAAAGAAGTATACGGCGCGATGTTCATCCCGAACGACGGGCAAGTTTCGGCTCCGGAAATGACGAAGGCACTTGCGCAAGCTGCGGTCACACTTGGCGCTACCATCAAGGAATATACCGAGGTGCATCGATTTGTAAAAGAGGATGGCGAACTCAAAGGTGTCGAGACGAGTGCAGGACTTTTCAGTGCAGATGATGTAGTTGTAGCAGGCGGGGCCTGGAGCGAGCAGCTGTTGAAGGAGATGGGTGTGGAGCTTGAAACCTTTCCCGTCAAAGGGGAATGCTTTTCAGTTAAAACTTGTAATCGTCTGATCACAGGGACTGTATTTTCAGATGATTGCTACATCGTACCGAAAGCCGGCGGACGCTTGATCATTGGTGCGACCGAGAGACCAGGTTCCTTCGAAGAAACGGTGACAGTGGAAGGGATAGCTCGATTGATGGAAGCTGCAACCCGAACCCTTCCTGCATTGCGAGACGCTGTATGGGAAACAGCCTGGGCCGGGATACGTCCGCAAACGAAGGATGCGTTACCTTACCTGGGGGTCCATCCGGAGTTTAAACATTTATTTATGGCTACTGGCCACTATCGAAATGGCATTTTATTGGCGCCAATCACAGGAACACTTATGGCAGATTTAATTGACGGAAAAGAAATTGAGCCATCCTGGCGTTCAGCTTTTCACGTGAACCGGTCAGTCCTTAAGGCGTAA
- a CDS encoding 5-formyltetrahydrofolate cyclo-ligase, with the protein MKSKDEIRERVWETMTEEKVGRFPFPLKGRIPNFKGAEKAAAFVTEMDDYKKAKVIKVNPDSPQLPIRKQILIDGKTLLVPTPRLKDGFIMVKPEWVPDGEEKKAASLSHIHTYGKVIPLKEMPTIDLIVVGSVAIHKDGRRLGKGEGYADREYAIIRELGNPAVPVVTTIHQTQLVDDNLPRDAYDLTVDYIATEEQFIKTKNDYEKPTGILWDKVTEEEKEEMPVLKEIYKLTH; encoded by the coding sequence ATGAAATCAAAGGATGAAATTCGTGAACGTGTTTGGGAGACCATGACAGAAGAAAAAGTAGGACGATTCCCTTTTCCGTTGAAAGGACGGATTCCAAACTTCAAGGGTGCTGAAAAAGCAGCAGCATTTGTTACCGAGATGGATGATTATAAGAAAGCGAAGGTGATCAAAGTCAACCCAGATTCACCCCAGCTCCCGATTCGAAAGCAGATTTTGATAGACGGAAAGACGTTGCTTGTTCCGACGCCTCGCTTAAAGGATGGATTCATCATGGTAAAACCGGAGTGGGTGCCGGATGGGGAAGAGAAAAAGGCTGCCAGCTTGAGCCATATCCATACATACGGAAAGGTCATCCCTCTGAAAGAGATGCCAACGATCGACTTGATTGTCGTCGGGTCTGTGGCGATACATAAGGACGGGCGTAGACTTGGAAAAGGGGAGGGATACGCTGACAGAGAATATGCAATCATCCGCGAACTTGGAAACCCTGCTGTTCCTGTCGTTACGACGATCCACCAAACCCAGCTTGTGGATGATAATCTGCCGAGGGATGCGTATGATCTGACAGTTGATTACATCGCCACCGAAGAACAATTCATCAAGACGAAAAACGATTACGAAAAGCCGACAGGCATCCTCTGGGATAAAGTGACCGAAGAGGAGAAAGAAGAAATGCCCGTTTTAAAGGAAATCTACAAGTTGACGCACTAA
- the thiD gene encoding bifunctional hydroxymethylpyrimidine kinase/phosphomethylpyrimidine kinase produces the protein MVYKTLTIAGSDSGGGAGIQADLKTFQELGVYGMSVITAVTAQNTLGVQGVYPMPVESVEEQINSIAADLSPHALKTGMLFSAEIIKKVGELVEANSWIHLVVDPVMVAKGGSRLLQEEAVEAMKEHLISRAYVMTPNIPEAEVLTGQDIRSEEDRKAAAKELYKMGAMNVVIKGGHSEDESYAVDLLFDGQEFHEFKSPRINTDHTHGTGCTFAAAITAELAKGHSVKDAIQTAKQFITAAIYNELKIGSGKGPTNHWAYKQLGVEVK, from the coding sequence ATGGTTTATAAAACATTAACGATTGCCGGCTCTGACAGTGGCGGCGGGGCTGGGATCCAGGCGGATTTGAAGACATTCCAGGAGCTTGGTGTTTATGGAATGTCCGTCATTACTGCTGTTACCGCGCAAAACACATTAGGTGTCCAGGGAGTTTACCCGATGCCAGTTGAATCCGTCGAAGAACAAATCAATTCGATAGCGGCAGACCTTTCACCTCATGCTTTGAAAACAGGGATGCTTTTTAGTGCGGAGATCATAAAAAAAGTGGGCGAGTTGGTGGAGGCCAATTCCTGGATTCACCTTGTTGTTGATCCGGTCATGGTGGCCAAAGGAGGCTCACGGCTTTTGCAGGAAGAGGCTGTAGAAGCGATGAAGGAACATTTGATTTCGCGTGCATATGTGATGACGCCAAATATCCCAGAGGCGGAGGTTTTGACTGGGCAGGACATTCGCTCTGAAGAAGACCGGAAAGCTGCTGCAAAAGAACTGTATAAGATGGGCGCGATGAATGTCGTCATCAAAGGTGGCCATTCAGAGGATGAAAGCTATGCGGTCGATCTTTTATTCGATGGTCAGGAATTCCATGAGTTCAAGAGTCCGCGGATCAATACAGACCACACGCACGGAACAGGATGTACATTTGCCGCAGCGATTACAGCAGAGCTAGCAAAAGGGCATTCCGTCAAAGATGCCATCCAAACGGCAAAGCAGTTCATTACCGCTGCCATCTATAATGAGCTAAAAATCGGTTCTGGTAAAGGTCCTACGAATCATTGGGCTTACAAGCAACTTGGAGTTGAAGTGAAATGA
- a CDS encoding TIGR02206 family membrane protein gives MVMFAPDKLQDFQLFSTAHLVFIGVMIFTILLIFMFRKELRGNKSTKQAIRWGFLGILILSEGSYQFWSLAHGIWDPRWHLPLQLCSISSFAIIYLLLKPSEARFQIVYFIALIPPFLAVLTPDLLYGHPHYRFFQFFIHHITLLAAVFFYLIVEKYRPKLFSIIKAALFINLLALPISYLNKKIGANYMFLEGPPVTSTPLSWFGGGLWYIVNLEIVMIVAFTLTYLPFVLTKKAVHLR, from the coding sequence ATGGTCATGTTCGCTCCTGATAAGTTGCAAGACTTCCAACTGTTTTCCACTGCACATCTTGTCTTCATCGGTGTGATGATTTTTACAATTCTACTTATCTTTATGTTCCGGAAAGAGCTTCGTGGGAACAAGTCTACGAAACAGGCAATTCGGTGGGGATTTCTAGGGATATTGATTCTTTCAGAGGGCAGTTATCAATTCTGGAGTCTGGCACACGGTATCTGGGATCCAAGGTGGCATCTCCCGCTTCAGCTATGTTCAATCAGTTCATTCGCCATCATCTACCTCTTGTTGAAACCGAGTGAAGCACGCTTTCAGATTGTTTACTTCATCGCCTTGATTCCGCCCTTTTTGGCGGTTTTGACACCAGATTTACTCTATGGACATCCGCATTACCGGTTCTTCCAGTTTTTCATTCACCACATAACGCTGCTCGCTGCTGTTTTCTTTTACCTGATCGTCGAGAAATACCGACCAAAGCTCTTCTCAATTATAAAAGCGGCGCTGTTCATCAATTTGCTTGCACTGCCAATATCTTATCTGAACAAAAAAATCGGAGCGAATTACATGTTCCTCGAAGGTCCACCGGTAACGAGCACACCGCTCAGTTGGTTTGGGGGAGGTCTCTGGTACATCGTCAACCTTGAAATCGTGATGATCGTCGCCTTTACGTTGACCTATCTTCCGTTTGTGTTAACAAAAAAGGCAGTGCATTTAAGGTGA
- a CDS encoding DUF421 domain-containing protein encodes MDFFSSQESLTAVQWMYRAVVGFVFFIVLAKIMGQRSISQVGLLDFVIVLVIGNIIAHPLSDEGLGLKGSMITMGVIVVLYVTGILLSLRSIKIRRLFTPAPIPLIENGEILYKNMNKARISIDDLLSQLRKEKTEDIQKVALALWEPGGDVSIFLKTENQPITTSSFGTPIKPFQMPKTIIRERQIEYKELNQLGKDEGWLMNKLSITYKNIKLSDILLATVDENENVNIFLYYDSQTK; translated from the coding sequence ATGGATTTCTTCAGCTCTCAAGAATCTCTTACAGCTGTTCAATGGATGTATAGAGCGGTTGTTGGGTTCGTATTTTTTATTGTTTTAGCTAAAATAATGGGACAACGATCCATCTCACAAGTCGGCCTTCTCGATTTTGTCATTGTTTTGGTGATTGGGAATATTATTGCCCATCCATTATCAGATGAAGGATTAGGGTTAAAGGGATCGATGATTACGATGGGCGTCATAGTAGTGCTATACGTAACGGGAATTTTATTAAGTTTACGTTCAATTAAAATAAGAAGATTATTCACACCAGCTCCAATACCTCTTATCGAAAATGGGGAAATCCTTTATAAAAATATGAATAAAGCCAGGATATCGATTGATGATCTTCTATCGCAATTAAGAAAAGAAAAGACGGAAGATATACAGAAAGTTGCTCTTGCGTTGTGGGAACCGGGTGGAGATGTTTCGATTTTTTTAAAGACTGAAAATCAACCTATTACAACTTCGTCTTTTGGAACACCGATCAAACCATTTCAAATGCCTAAAACGATCATAAGAGAGAGGCAGATCGAATACAAAGAATTGAATCAACTCGGAAAAGATGAAGGATGGCTTATGAACAAACTTTCTATTACATATAAAAACATAAAATTGAGCGATATACTATTGGCAACAGTGGACGAGAACGAAAACGTGAATATCTTTCTATACTATGACAGCCAGACGAAGTAG
- a CDS encoding GNAT family N-acetyltransferase, protein MRMISIKLLEPLRFNDVADVVNESLEEGFNFLRRLVNDYQNGQNTFRMLGEALFGVFTMENELIAIGGLNIDPFANNPKVGRLRRFYVSKSYRRMGLGKLLVNEIIEHATLHFTELVLHTDTSEADVFYRAIGFEKASRYPNSTHFMKLE, encoded by the coding sequence ATGCGAATGATTTCAATCAAACTATTAGAACCTTTACGGTTCAATGACGTTGCTGACGTGGTAAATGAAAGCCTGGAGGAAGGATTTAACTTTCTCCGCAGGTTGGTAAACGATTACCAAAATGGACAAAATACATTCCGAATGCTTGGGGAGGCTTTGTTCGGTGTTTTTACGATGGAAAATGAATTGATCGCCATCGGTGGGTTGAACATCGATCCTTTTGCCAATAATCCGAAGGTAGGACGATTACGACGGTTCTATGTATCCAAATCGTATCGTCGCATGGGGCTAGGAAAGCTGCTCGTCAATGAAATCATCGAACATGCAACACTGCATTTTACAGAGCTTGTGTTACATACCGACACCAGTGAAGCAGATGTATTTTATAGAGCAATTGGTTTTGAAAAAGCATCGAGATATCCGAATTCGACGCATTTTATGAAGTTAGAATAA
- a CDS encoding pyridoxamine 5'-phosphate oxidase family protein has product MDEKDLKEKVLNVLDHSKFGTLATVKKNKPHSRYMTFHHDGLTMYTPTDKDTHKAEEIDENPNVHILLGYNGDGLGDVYVEVEGTATIKKDVDLKEKLWTKHMDQYFEGPDDPDYVVLEIKPILFRLMNTDEKSPQVLEV; this is encoded by the coding sequence TTGGACGAGAAAGATCTTAAAGAGAAAGTGCTGAATGTACTTGACCATAGCAAATTCGGGACGCTTGCCACGGTTAAGAAGAACAAACCGCACTCACGTTATATGACTTTTCACCATGATGGTTTAACGATGTATACACCAACTGACAAGGATACTCATAAGGCTGAAGAAATCGATGAGAATCCGAATGTCCATATTCTCCTCGGATACAATGGGGACGGACTTGGTGATGTATATGTCGAAGTTGAAGGAACGGCGACCATTAAGAAAGATGTGGATTTAAAAGAAAAGCTCTGGACGAAACATATGGACCAGTATTTTGAGGGTCCGGATGATCCGGATTATGTCGTTCTTGAAATAAAACCGATCTTATTCCGTTTGATGAATACAGATGAGAAGTCCCCCCAGGTACTTGAAGTTTAG
- the thiE gene encoding thiamine phosphate synthase yields the protein MNLRELLKLYFIMGSPNCDQDPRDVLRGAIGGGVTLFQFREKGDGALIGDAKREFAMELHEICREEGIPFIVNDDVALALELGADGVHVGQEDESIEVVREKIDSKILGVSAHDVEEAREAVEKGADYIGVGPMFATKTKADAREVRGPEMIERIREAGITLPIVGIGGIQASNASEVTAAGADGVSVISAISQAEDPKRAARDFIGMVL from the coding sequence ATGAATTTGAGAGAGTTGCTGAAGCTTTATTTTATAATGGGAAGTCCGAATTGCGATCAAGATCCGCGCGATGTGTTACGTGGAGCGATCGGGGGAGGCGTTACCCTTTTCCAGTTCCGTGAAAAAGGGGATGGCGCCTTGATAGGTGACGCGAAACGTGAATTCGCCATGGAATTGCACGAAATCTGCAGGGAAGAAGGTATCCCGTTCATCGTTAATGATGATGTTGCGTTAGCGCTCGAACTAGGGGCGGACGGCGTGCATGTCGGACAAGAGGATGAATCGATCGAGGTTGTCCGTGAAAAAATCGACTCGAAAATTCTCGGTGTTTCCGCGCATGACGTGGAGGAAGCGAGGGAAGCAGTGGAAAAAGGGGCAGACTATATCGGGGTAGGGCCAATGTTTGCGACTAAAACGAAAGCAGATGCCCGTGAAGTTCGAGGACCTGAAATGATCGAAAGGATACGGGAAGCTGGAATTACACTGCCGATTGTCGGAATTGGGGGCATTCAAGCGTCGAATGCAAGTGAAGTAACGGCAGCTGGTGCGGATGGTGTATCTGTCATTTCGGCGATCAGCCAGGCGGAGGATCCAAAGCGCGCTGCCAGAGATTTCATCGGAATGGTTTTGTAG